From Acidiferrobacterales bacterium:
CAAGCTTGAAGGCGAGATCGGCATCGCTCAAGTGGGTGGACTTTTTGCGATATTGAGAACATCTTGGATCTTTTCGTCCATTGGGAGAAATTTTGTAAAGACCATGCTTCAATTGAATGCTGCCCGAGACGAAGTCAAAATTGTTTCGGATCAGGTTGGAGGTCCGGTTGCGGCATCAGATGTCGCAGGTGCGCTGCTGAAAATGGCAAGAGTGCTCAATGAAGAACGCGGACAATCAGGCATCTATCATTTTTCCGGTTCGCCAGATGTCAGCTGGGCAGATTTTGCCCGGAATATTGTTTTGATTGCAGGAGGTAATCTAAAAGTTTTGGATATTCCGTCATCTGAATTTCCGACGAGAGCGAAACGCCCTTGCAATTCCCGTATGGATTGCTCGAAGTTGCAACAAATATTCGATATCGAAAGACCCGACTGGCAAGAGAGTCTCAAGGCGGTCGTCTCAGATTTAAAGGAGCAAATTCATGTCTGACCGCAAAGGAATCATTCTGGCAGGCGGTTCGGGTAGCCGTTTGTATCCCGTTACCATGGCGGTATCCAAGTCACTCTTGCCTATCTATAACAAACCAATGATCTACTACCCGCTTTCTGTGTTGATGCTGTCCGGTGTTCGAGATATTGCGATCATAACAGTCCCACAAGACCAACACCTGTTTGAACGGGTTTTGGAAGATGGGTCTCAGTGGGGTATCCATCTGTCCTATATATCACAGCCTT
This genomic window contains:
- the rfbD gene encoding dTDP-4-dehydrorhamnose reductase encodes the protein MRVLVFGKTGQVATELQRQFNVVALGRQVMDFRRPERFEAVLDQHHADVFINVAAYTDVDGAEDNEELATKINGVAPTILAEISVKRNIPFLHVSTDYVFDGGGNSPWSPSDQPAPLNAYGRSKLEGEIGIAQVGGLFAILRTSWIFSSIGRNFVKTMLQLNAARDEVKIVSDQVGGPVAASDVAGALLKMARVLNEERGQSGIYHFSGSPDVSWADFARNIVLIAGGNLKVLDIPSSEFPTRAKRPCNSRMDCSKLQQIFDIERPDWQESLKAVVSDLKEQIHV